Proteins from one Arthrobacter sp. Soc17.1.1.1 genomic window:
- a CDS encoding OsmC family protein produces the protein MNLQEHSYAARIRWTGNLGTGTAGYRAYSRDHEVDVEGPGRLLGTADPTFHGSKDRWNPEQLLLTAVAQCHMLSYLHVAVKAGVVVTGYSDEATGTLHLNPDGSGEFTGIVLRPRVELQDPGQSDLADSLHAEANRLCFIARSLAFPVHHEPTSGAPL, from the coding sequence ATGAATCTGCAGGAACACTCCTACGCGGCGCGGATCCGCTGGACGGGCAACCTGGGCACCGGCACGGCGGGCTACCGCGCCTACAGCCGGGACCACGAGGTGGACGTGGAGGGCCCGGGGCGCCTCCTCGGCACCGCCGACCCCACGTTCCACGGGTCGAAGGACCGGTGGAATCCCGAGCAGCTGCTCCTGACCGCCGTCGCGCAGTGCCACATGCTGTCCTACCTGCACGTCGCCGTGAAGGCGGGCGTGGTGGTCACCGGGTACAGCGACGAGGCGACCGGGACGCTGCATCTCAACCCGGACGGCAGCGGCGAGTTCACCGGCATCGTGCTGCGCCCCCGCGTCGAACTGCAGGACCCGGGGCAGTCGGACCTCGCGGACTCCCTGCACGCCGAGGCGAACCGGCTGTGCTTCATCGCCCGGTCGCTGGCCTTCCCCGTCCACCACGAACCCACGTCGGGGGCACCGCTGTAG